In Urechidicola croceus, a single window of DNA contains:
- a CDS encoding metallophosphoesterase family protein, with product MIQKILSNTYKKAEKISIDRNSKLIFFSDCHRGDNSYADDFSHNRHVYFHALRNYYDNGFTYFELGDGDELWENRNFGLIFKAHKNVYGLLKKFHDEKRLHMIFGNHDMIYSRPKIVEQILGSYFDMITGTRKELLKNLKFHESIILEIEGMKKNILLIHGHQADFFNYVLWRFSRFLVRFLWQPMQKLFGVKDPTSPAKNYKELIKVERRIKKWIENNNNQMVIAGHTHRPRFPEPNELPYFNDGSCVHPRAITGIEIENLEICLIKWHTISHDDGTMQIVRTVLEGPEKLSSYLK from the coding sequence ATGATTCAAAAAATTTTAAGTAATACTTACAAAAAGGCTGAAAAAATTTCTATCGATAGGAATTCTAAACTAATTTTTTTTAGTGACTGTCATAGAGGTGATAATAGTTATGCTGATGATTTTTCTCATAACCGACATGTATACTTTCATGCGCTAAGAAATTACTATGATAATGGCTTTACTTACTTTGAATTAGGAGACGGAGATGAGTTGTGGGAAAATAGAAACTTTGGGTTAATTTTTAAAGCCCATAAAAATGTTTATGGTTTACTTAAAAAATTTCATGACGAAAAAAGACTTCATATGATTTTTGGCAATCATGATATGATTTATAGCCGACCTAAAATTGTTGAGCAAATATTAGGGTCTTATTTTGATATGATTACTGGAACTCGAAAAGAGTTATTAAAAAATTTAAAGTTTCACGAAAGTATAATTCTTGAAATTGAAGGAATGAAAAAAAACATTCTACTTATTCATGGTCATCAAGCCGATTTTTTTAATTATGTTTTATGGAGATTTAGCCGTTTTTTAGTTCGATTCCTTTGGCAACCTATGCAAAAATTATTTGGAGTTAAAGACCCTACAAGCCCTGCAAAAAACTATAAAGAATTAATTAAAGTAGAAAGAAGAATCAAAAAATGGATTGAAAACAATAACAATCAAATGGTAATAGCAGGACACACACATCGCCCTAGGTTTCCTGAACCAAACGAATTACCATATTTTAATGATGGTAGTTGTGTTCACCCAAGAGCAATTACTGGAATAGAAATTGAAAACTTAGAAATATGCTTAATCAAATGGCATACTATTTCTCATGATGATGGAACAATGCAAATTGTTAGAACTGTTCTTGAAGGACCAGAGAAACTATCTTCTTATTTAAAATAA
- a CDS encoding BrxA/BrxB family bacilliredoxin, with the protein MYPEELVRPMQLELENAGFTSLHTPEEVDVELAKEGTTLVMVNSVCGCAAGTARPGAIASLGNDKHPSNLTTVFAGVDKEAVNQAREKMIPFPPSSPSIALFKDGQLVHMLERHHIEGRSAQAIAANLAAAYDEFC; encoded by the coding sequence ATGTATCCAGAAGAATTAGTAAGACCAATGCAATTAGAACTTGAAAATGCAGGTTTTACCTCATTACATACTCCTGAAGAAGTTGATGTTGAATTGGCTAAGGAAGGAACAACTTTAGTTATGGTAAATTCTGTATGTGGATGTGCTGCAGGTACTGCTCGTCCAGGAGCTATTGCCTCATTAGGAAACGATAAACATCCAAGTAACTTAACAACAGTTTTTGCTGGTGTAGATAAAGAAGCGGTAAACCAAGCACGTGAGAAAATGATTCCATTTCCTCCGTCTTCTCCTTCTATTGCATTATTTAAAGATGGTCAATTAGTACACATGTTAGAGCGTCACCACATTGAAGGTCGTTCTGCACAAGCAATTGCAGCAAATTTAGCGGCTGCTTATGATGAATTTTGCTAA
- a CDS encoding TerB family tellurite resistance protein has translation MGNFTKYLGATLGWSFGGPIGGIIGFVLGSFIDGFSSDDLRQEETYGRTRTTRDPRMATQPGDFEISLLILAAVVIKADGKVDKRELSYVRRHFNQMYGATRANHAFKLFNGIIKNNNISTRQVCLQIRQNMTHASRLQLIHFLFGIAKADDFVSELEVNMIHKIAGYLSISNYDFESIKAMFYSGVNNAYKILEIEKSASDAEVKKAYRKLVKKHHPDKLQHLGKEHLKGAEEKFRQIQKAYEDIQKERGL, from the coding sequence ATGGGAAATTTTACAAAATATTTAGGAGCTACATTAGGATGGTCATTTGGAGGACCAATAGGAGGTATAATTGGATTTGTTTTAGGAAGTTTTATCGATGGTTTTTCTTCGGATGATTTAAGGCAAGAAGAAACTTATGGTAGAACGCGCACAACAAGAGATCCGAGAATGGCTACCCAACCTGGAGATTTTGAAATAAGTTTGTTGATTTTGGCAGCTGTAGTTATTAAAGCCGATGGTAAAGTTGACAAAAGGGAGTTGAGTTATGTACGTAGACATTTTAACCAAATGTATGGAGCAACACGAGCTAATCATGCATTTAAGTTGTTTAATGGTATTATTAAAAATAATAATATTTCTACGCGTCAAGTATGTTTGCAAATTAGACAAAATATGACACATGCTTCAAGATTACAGTTGATACACTTTTTATTTGGTATTGCAAAGGCAGATGATTTTGTAAGTGAATTGGAAGTAAATATGATTCATAAAATTGCAGGTTATTTAAGTATAAGTAATTATGATTTTGAGTCAATAAAAGCAATGTTTTATAGCGGAGTTAATAATGCTTATAAAATATTAGAAATTGAAAAATCTGCTAGTGACGCTGAAGTAAAAAAAGCATATAGAAAGTTAGTAAAAAAACATCACCCAGATAAATTACAGCATTTAGGAAAAGAACATTTAAAAGGTGCTGAAGAAAAGTTTAGACAAATTCAAAAGGCTTATGAAGATATTCAAAAAGAAAGAGGGTTGTAG